The Natranaerobius trueperi genome includes a region encoding these proteins:
- a CDS encoding methyl-accepting chemotaxis protein: MLTRLKLSQKLFILSVIGILIPIIGISAVVITNTLPALRGYVTDEIESQVNIIREDITEVVNETMVLVEGLALSQQELEYEKEELRNLYSNTINNNEHVMNIYVGTDEGETIVEPERDLGDDYDPRDRAWFQGAIEQGEAYVTEPYQDASSGDYTVTVSYPYDNNVVAADITLGFLSNYVREVSEDYAGSVYIMNTEGTVIAEPGNEANEDRLNMLRDGYIEETTLQKEEVFEADDSYVGSTYLEELDWVLFYDVSQDEVLGDVEFTQTVIVTAFVLTLLIAFLMAYFVNKVAGKPIGELTKLISRLGDYDFTYNEEANSNKYLDRNDEIGDITRAVTNMRENISNLLKGIEEKAQQVASSSQELSANSEENTSAANEVSKAVEDIASGASNQAESTEQASDSTESLGEIVEQEQSYVRQLNTAIENVTDLKNQGSKVVEELTNKTEQNESASQNIAEIINETKQSADNIEKASNTIKEIAEQTNLLALNASIEAARAGEAGSGFSVVANEIRNLAENSNKYSDEISQIVTDLMNKTNTAVSTVKEVSETTKEQSQYVKEADVKFEGIADGIEQVREVVETLNETGSEMQKKKQEIIDKLQNLAAIAQQNSSSTEEMSSSVEEQTASMEEIARSSDHLAKLAQDMQEEVSKFKY; the protein is encoded by the coding sequence TTGTTAACTAGACTTAAATTAAGTCAAAAACTGTTTATTTTATCTGTTATAGGGATATTGATACCGATTATTGGTATATCGGCAGTTGTGATAACGAATACATTACCGGCTTTAAGGGGTTATGTTACAGATGAAATAGAGAGTCAAGTTAATATCATAAGAGAAGATATTACAGAAGTCGTAAATGAAACTATGGTACTTGTAGAGGGGTTAGCACTTTCTCAACAAGAACTAGAATATGAAAAAGAAGAGTTAAGAAACTTATATAGTAATACAATTAATAATAATGAGCATGTCATGAATATTTATGTTGGAACAGATGAAGGAGAAACAATAGTAGAACCAGAACGAGACTTAGGAGATGACTATGATCCTAGGGATAGAGCTTGGTTTCAAGGAGCTATTGAACAAGGTGAAGCCTATGTAACTGAACCCTATCAAGATGCAAGTTCAGGTGACTATACAGTAACGGTATCTTATCCATATGATAATAATGTAGTTGCGGCTGATATTACTTTAGGTTTTTTATCTAACTATGTAAGAGAAGTTAGTGAAGATTACGCAGGTTCAGTATATATCATGAATACAGAAGGGACAGTAATAGCTGAACCTGGTAATGAAGCTAATGAAGATAGATTAAATATGTTAAGAGATGGTTACATAGAAGAGACTACTTTACAAAAAGAAGAAGTATTCGAAGCGGATGATAGTTATGTAGGTAGTACTTATCTAGAGGAGTTAGATTGGGTATTATTTTATGATGTTTCTCAAGATGAAGTTTTAGGTGATGTAGAGTTTACTCAAACTGTAATTGTAACTGCTTTTGTACTAACTCTTTTAATAGCTTTTCTAATGGCTTACTTTGTAAATAAAGTAGCTGGTAAACCAATTGGTGAATTAACAAAGCTTATAAGTAGATTAGGTGATTATGATTTCACTTATAATGAAGAAGCTAATTCAAATAAGTATTTAGATAGAAATGATGAAATTGGTGATATCACAAGAGCAGTCACTAATATGAGAGAAAACATTTCAAACTTATTAAAAGGTATTGAAGAAAAAGCACAACAAGTAGCATCATCTTCACAAGAATTAAGTGCTAACAGTGAAGAAAATACAAGTGCAGCTAATGAAGTTTCAAAAGCTGTAGAAGATATTGCAAGTGGTGCTAGTAACCAAGCTGAAAGTACTGAACAAGCATCAGATAGTACTGAAAGCTTAGGTGAGATAGTTGAACAAGAACAGTCTTATGTAAGACAGTTAAATACAGCTATAGAAAATGTAACAGACTTAAAGAACCAAGGTTCAAAGGTAGTTGAAGAATTAACTAATAAAACTGAACAAAACGAGTCAGCTTCACAAAATATTGCTGAAATAATCAATGAAACTAAACAAAGTGCAGATAACATAGAAAAAGCTAGTAATACTATTAAAGAGATTGCAGAACAGACTAACTTACTTGCATTAAATGCTAGTATAGAGGCTGCAAGAGCTGGTGAAGCAGGATCTGGTTTTTCAGTAGTAGCAAATGAAATAAGAAATCTTGCTGAAAACTCAAACAAGTATTCTGATGAGATCTCTCAAATAGTAACTGACCTTATGAATAAAACTAATACAGCTGTTAGTACTGTGAAAGAAGTAAGTGAAACAACTAAAGAACAATCTCAATACGTAAAAGAAGCTGATGTTAAATTTGAAGGCATAGCTGATGGGATTGAACAGGTTAGAGAAGTTGTTGAAACTTTAAATGAAACTGGTAGTGAGATGCAAAAAAAGAAACAAGAGATTATTGATAAACTTCAAAACTTAGCAGCTATCGCACAACAAAACTCTTCAAGTACTGAAGAAATGTCTTCTTCAGTTGAAGAACAAACGGCCTCAATGGAAGAGATAGCTCGTTCTAGTGATCATTTAGCAAAGTTAGCTCAAGATATGCAAGAAGAGGTTTCTAAATTTAAATATTAA